In one Sphingobacterium daejeonense genomic region, the following are encoded:
- the hemC gene encoding hydroxymethylbilane synthase, translated as MNRKLIIGTRGSELALWQANFVKDRLAEISVEAELKIIKTQGDIIQHLRLDKLEGKGFFTKELEEELLSGQIDLAVHSHKDLPTVNPPGLIIAAVSDREDPSELLIIHKDCVDITKRLSLKHNATVGTSSNRRKAQLLSLRTDLEFEDLRGNLQTRVQKLRDEKYDAIVLAKAGIARINMDLSDFHLEEIPPVEIIPAPAQGVLAIQIRESDKELFDILQKIHDPEVAQAISVERKVLNLFDGGCHAPLGSYCRKKDGVYQSWTSIADTNEDFPDRVFLQSETTEGMAEKIFSKFQKDRKLPSSVFITRDLAENSYLARFLKKHNIQVDDRSLIRIFPTINKLDSFILKRADWIFFNSKNAIEHFFKLEPWILKKTKIAVLGRGSEDSLRKYNRVADFSGDNLGIDTEGIAKEFAKLVDGQTVLIPRAEGSLQTIQKALTENTKVIDMPIYETVIEEEVNKTNAQVMIFTSPSNVEAYFRENLADPDQKIICIGHSTAKVIEALGLKYTLPYTPDEIGLAEAIFGLDY; from the coding sequence GTGAACAGAAAACTAATTATCGGTACCCGTGGCAGTGAGTTAGCCCTATGGCAAGCAAATTTTGTAAAGGACCGATTAGCTGAAATATCAGTAGAAGCCGAACTGAAAATTATTAAAACCCAAGGGGACATTATCCAACATCTCCGACTTGACAAACTAGAAGGCAAGGGTTTTTTTACCAAAGAATTGGAAGAAGAGTTGTTGTCTGGTCAAATTGACTTAGCGGTTCACTCTCATAAGGACCTCCCTACAGTAAATCCTCCAGGATTAATTATTGCAGCAGTTTCTGACCGTGAAGATCCTTCTGAATTATTGATTATCCACAAAGATTGCGTGGATATCACCAAAAGACTTTCATTAAAACACAATGCAACGGTTGGTACATCATCCAACAGAAGAAAAGCTCAACTATTATCACTTCGTACCGATTTAGAATTTGAGGACCTTCGCGGTAACCTTCAAACACGTGTTCAGAAATTACGTGATGAGAAGTATGATGCTATTGTATTAGCAAAAGCAGGGATTGCAAGGATCAACATGGACCTTTCAGACTTCCATTTGGAAGAGATCCCTCCGGTTGAAATAATTCCAGCGCCAGCACAAGGGGTATTAGCTATTCAAATCCGTGAGTCAGACAAGGAACTATTTGACATCTTACAAAAGATCCATGATCCGGAGGTTGCCCAAGCGATCTCGGTGGAAAGAAAAGTTTTGAATTTATTTGATGGTGGCTGCCATGCTCCGCTTGGAAGTTATTGTCGCAAAAAGGATGGGGTTTACCAATCATGGACCTCCATCGCTGATACCAATGAGGATTTTCCAGACCGCGTATTCTTACAGTCGGAAACAACGGAAGGAATGGCAGAAAAGATTTTCTCAAAGTTCCAAAAAGACAGAAAATTACCATCATCTGTTTTTATCACTCGTGATCTTGCTGAAAATTCATACCTAGCAAGATTCTTGAAGAAACACAATATCCAAGTGGATGACCGCTCTTTAATACGCATCTTCCCTACCATAAATAAATTGGATTCATTTATTCTGAAGCGTGCTGATTGGATATTCTTTAATTCAAAAAATGCTATTGAGCATTTCTTTAAATTGGAACCTTGGATCTTGAAGAAGACAAAAATCGCTGTTTTAGGAAGAGGATCGGAAGATAGTTTACGAAAATACAATCGTGTTGCAGATTTTTCTGGGGACAATTTAGGTATTGACACAGAAGGAATAGCGAAGGAATTTGCCAAATTAGTAGATGGCCAAACCGTCCTAATTCCTAGAGCGGAGGGTTCTTTACAGACTATCCAAAAAGCTTTAACGGAAAACACAAAGGTCATCGATATGCCGATATACGAGACGGTAATTGAAGAAGAAGTCAACAAAACGAATGCACAAGTGATGATTTTCACGAGTCCTAGTAATGTTGAGGCTTATTTTAGGGAGAACCTAGCGGATCCTGACCAAAAGATCATTTGTATCGGGCATTCAACTGCCAAGGTCATTGAAGCCCTAGGATTAAAATATACGCTTCCTTATACTCCAGACGAAATCGGACTTGCAGAAGCCATATTCGGATTAGATTATTAA
- a CDS encoding glutamyl-tRNA reductase → MRSWIVALLTLKNNLDIPEIFYIGTCNRVEFVFYGSHELNDDFVVQFLDSMNFCVPAERMQCYLGQVNRYSGLDALNHLFRTSCSMESLVVGEKEILAQIRRAYDRCKAAGFTGDFLRLMMDRLVKTAKEVYTYTNISRNPISVVSLAYRKLREVKLQENPRILVIGSGETNQNLAKYLKKHKYSNFTIFNRTVANAQPLAEELQAQVYPLSELKNYKKGFDVMITCTGAPEAIIHEDLYESLLNGEDDKKSNC, encoded by the coding sequence ATGAGGAGTTGGATAGTCGCCTTATTAACCTTAAAAAACAATTTAGACATTCCTGAGATATTCTACATTGGTACATGCAACCGTGTGGAGTTTGTTTTTTATGGTTCGCACGAATTGAACGATGATTTTGTGGTGCAGTTCTTGGACAGCATGAATTTCTGCGTTCCTGCAGAGCGTATGCAATGTTATTTAGGTCAGGTCAACAGATATTCTGGTCTAGATGCGTTGAATCACCTATTCCGCACTTCCTGTTCGATGGAAAGTTTGGTTGTGGGTGAAAAAGAAATTTTGGCACAGATCCGTCGCGCTTACGATCGTTGTAAAGCTGCGGGATTCACAGGAGATTTCTTGCGTTTGATGATGGACCGTTTGGTTAAGACTGCAAAAGAGGTTTATACATACACCAATATTTCTCGCAATCCCATTTCGGTAGTCTCTTTAGCATACCGTAAACTGCGCGAAGTTAAATTACAGGAAAACCCTAGAATCCTGGTTATTGGTTCAGGTGAGACCAACCAAAACTTAGCAAAATACCTTAAAAAGCATAAATACAGCAACTTCACGATATTCAACAGGACCGTTGCTAATGCTCAGCCGTTGGCAGAAGAGCTGCAAGCCCAAGTTTATCCGTTGAGTGAACTGAAGAATTACAAAAAAGGCTTTGATGTGATGATTACCTGCACTGGTGCACCTGAAGCCATTATCCACGAAGATCTATATGAATCTTTGTTAAATGGTGAGGATGACAAAAAAAGTAATTGTTGA
- a CDS encoding aminotransferase class V-fold PLP-dependent enzyme, whose product MTFKEHFNIPNDIIYLNTPGNGLLPKNSLNWRKKWEDDFFETNGELRDKQPEFIDGVKSTVASFFGANKNNTFLTPNFSFGYSTLIDLLPENLSYLVLEDEYPSLQYPIVNRKLQHSVAPFSAEVEKDLLNAIKKQKPDVLIFSIVQYISGLMIDLNFIKEIKSTYPNLLIIADGTQYLGTEPFNFETSGIDALGGSGYKWLLSGFGNGFMMLSDDFKSWLEELRLDIPLPQVAMWKDKSLLDTFFEPGHQDTLSHGTLQQGLLFLENLGLDNIKEHVTTVKNEAYKLLLERDLILPYIAEREVKSSLINVQINPELYPNLINSGIKCFPRGTGIRIGIHLYNDLRDIQNFVNIIESIR is encoded by the coding sequence ATGACTTTCAAAGAACATTTTAACATTCCTAATGATATCATCTATCTTAATACTCCAGGAAATGGTCTTTTGCCAAAGAACAGTCTTAATTGGAGAAAGAAATGGGAAGATGATTTCTTTGAAACCAATGGAGAATTGCGCGATAAACAACCAGAGTTTATTGACGGAGTAAAATCTACCGTAGCCTCTTTTTTTGGAGCTAATAAAAATAACACTTTTTTGACTCCCAACTTTTCATTTGGGTATTCTACACTAATCGACCTTCTTCCAGAAAATCTTTCTTATCTAGTGCTTGAAGATGAATACCCCTCCCTTCAATACCCAATCGTAAACAGAAAACTACAACATTCCGTGGCACCCTTTTCTGCGGAAGTTGAGAAAGATTTGTTAAACGCAATCAAAAAGCAAAAACCAGATGTTTTAATTTTCAGTATTGTCCAGTATATCAGCGGCTTGATGATTGACCTTAATTTTATAAAAGAAATAAAATCAACTTATCCTAACCTACTGATCATAGCCGATGGAACTCAGTATTTAGGAACCGAACCTTTTAATTTTGAGACTTCTGGCATTGATGCTTTGGGAGGTTCTGGCTATAAGTGGTTGTTATCAGGTTTTGGGAATGGGTTTATGATGCTGAGCGATGATTTCAAATCTTGGCTGGAGGAATTAAGGTTGGATATCCCTCTACCTCAAGTTGCGATGTGGAAGGATAAAAGTTTATTGGACACCTTTTTTGAACCTGGTCATCAAGATACTTTAAGTCATGGGACATTGCAACAAGGATTGTTGTTTTTGGAGAATTTAGGATTAGACAATATCAAAGAACATGTTACAACTGTGAAAAATGAAGCTTACAAATTGCTCTTGGAACGAGATTTAATTTTGCCTTATATTGCAGAAAGAGAGGTTAAGTCCTCATTGATCAATGTTCAAATCAATCCGGAATTATATCCAAATTTGATAAACAGCGGTATTAAATGCTTCCCTAGAGGTACTGGTATTCGAATTGGAATACACCTTTATAATGATTTAAGGGATATACAGAACTTTGTTAACATTATTGAAAGTATAAGATGA
- the aat gene encoding leucyl/phenylalanyl-tRNA--protein transferase: protein MYYLLDESELVFPHPSLADEDGLLAVGGDLSIERLLLAYENGIFPWYNEDSPILWYAPLERFVLSPAKIRISKSLKQVLRSNKFQVTIDKDFSSVIKNCAVISRKDQDGTWIVSDMQDAYNRLHEAGYAHSVEVWQGEELVGGLYGVQIGKVFCGESMFSKVSNASKIALVHLAKNFGLSLIDCQIPSEHLTKMGAELIPQEEYLSILHTQQSIPYDFQRTF from the coding sequence ATGTATTATTTATTGGATGAAAGCGAGTTAGTTTTCCCACATCCCTCTCTTGCTGATGAGGATGGTTTGTTGGCTGTAGGAGGTGATCTGAGTATTGAAAGATTGTTACTCGCATATGAAAACGGTATCTTTCCTTGGTACAATGAGGACAGTCCGATTTTATGGTATGCTCCACTTGAAAGATTTGTTCTTTCCCCAGCAAAAATCAGGATATCTAAAAGCTTAAAACAAGTTCTCAGATCCAATAAATTTCAAGTTACGATCGATAAGGATTTTTCTTCTGTTATAAAAAACTGTGCTGTGATTTCTAGAAAAGATCAAGATGGAACATGGATAGTTTCTGATATGCAAGATGCCTACAATCGTTTACATGAGGCTGGATATGCACATAGTGTAGAGGTATGGCAAGGAGAAGAATTAGTTGGGGGATTATATGGCGTTCAAATTGGCAAGGTTTTCTGTGGAGAGAGCATGTTCTCGAAGGTTTCGAACGCATCTAAAATTGCTCTTGTCCATCTTGCCAAGAACTTTGGTCTATCATTGATAGATTGCCAAATACCTTCAGAGCACTTGACAAAAATGGGGGCAGAATTAATTCCACAAGAAGAATATTTGTCAATACTTCACACACAACAATCTATACCATATGACTTTCAAAGAACATTTTAA
- the rbfA gene encoding 30S ribosome-binding factor RbfA: protein MGTESKRQQRFAGVIQQDLAEMFQREGNSWAPGAFITVTRVRVTPDLAIARVYLSFLNTKTAKADMDSIKAKTNEIRYKLGTRIKNQARIVPQLEFFLDDTNEYVEHMDKIFDEISKEPRQPD from the coding sequence ATGGGAACAGAAAGTAAAAGACAACAACGATTTGCTGGAGTAATTCAACAAGATCTTGCTGAGATGTTTCAGCGTGAGGGCAATTCTTGGGCTCCTGGGGCTTTTATTACCGTTACCAGGGTACGTGTTACTCCTGATTTAGCGATTGCAAGGGTTTATTTGAGTTTCTTGAACACCAAAACTGCTAAAGCGGACATGGACAGTATCAAGGCTAAAACCAACGAAATTCGCTATAAATTGGGAACACGCATAAAAAATCAAGCCCGTATCGTTCCTCAGTTGGAATTCTTCTTAGATGATACCAATGAATATGTTGAGCATATGGACAAGATCTTTGATGAAATCAGCAAAGAACCTAGACAACCTGATTAG